In Gadus morhua chromosome 9, gadMor3.0, whole genome shotgun sequence, the sequence CAAACCTAAATAACCTAACCATAAAACTCCTAACCCTAAAAACACACCTTATAACCAAACCCTTTAACTAAACCCTATCCTATCCCTAAAACCATAATTAACCAAACCCTTACACCCATACTAATTAACCTTACCTTTAAATTCGACCCTCGATACGTTTAACATGTTCTTATCGCTCACCTCCATCCGATGTATCCAGTCGCCGGAGTGAGGCTGTCTCTTGGAGGTAGAGGGATGACGACAGAATGAAATAGGGTTATAGGGTTAACCAGTCTCTGGTGGAGCAGGACTGATGTAGCTCATCTTCTTTTAATCAAGAGGGAATGTCAGAAGAATCCACTCACTGCGCAAACGTGACACGAGGGGAAGGCGGGAATCGGCTGCATTCACCGCATCGCACCGAAGGCACTCATCGTGCATCAATTTCCTGCCACATTTTGAGCTTTGTGTTCCGAGTAATTATTCCAAATAATTAAACAGGTGCCATTTGAAACCGTCGGCAGGATTCACTAAATGTCATTCCTTCAAGAGATGAAACGGGATAACGAGCTTCCAAGTAGGACCTCATGTTGACCTCGTGTAGATTCAGATGATGTGGCCATATGGCTtatctggtaaaaaaaaaaaaagaaatgatgaAATAATACGTCAGTATCACGCACAGCCTTTGATTATCACCGTCTTACAAAATACATGTAATCAACAAGGCTTCAGGGCTGGTATCGCTCGCTGAATGACTCTGCCTAATTGCCCCTAATTAGAGGGCCTTGATTGAGGTGCAGCTTATGATTTGAGAGGAAGCAGGCAGTGGTGAgcactgtctctcactctgtttgcCCCACACCAAATTGTTAATTTTCAAATTAATTTGTGCTTGGGATTGTTCCCGTCAAAGGAACCTCATGCATAATTCAAGCCGCCTCTCAAGCGATAGTTTCTCACCCGAGTTGTTGCTTTGGCCATGCCCTGTTGACAGTAGCTCAACCACGCGGCCGTCTGCCTGTGTCTTCATCCGTGAAGCATCCGCCTatttctctccatccatccatgtgtACATCAATCACGGTGTGCGTTTCAACGTACGATATTATGTGCATTGTAGGCCTGTATGCATAGTAGGCTCACAGTATGCAGCTTGCATCCTTTGGTTTCATTGTGTTTGCTCATTCTCAGCAAGCCGTGGGTgtcagccctctctctcccgcggCTATTCGCTGACAAGTTGATGTCACAGTGCCGGAGACCAATCTGTAATATattcatttgcatatttaaatgaataATCTCCCAAGATGTTCACGTAAATTAATGTCTGGTTATTATTATCAATCGCAGAACGAAGCTACACAACAGTGACTGTGGTGGCCTATAGGGCCCATTTATGAAAGCCTGCCCATATGCATTAGCAGTGTTATGGATGTTACCTACGCGGTGTCGGTGGCGACATTCCCAGGAAAAATCCCAAGCGGcacatgacgtcacacacacggtGTGGATCTGTGAAGTGTGGTCCAAAAGCACACCTGCGATTATGGCTCATCGCCAGAAGTATCGCCAAGATAACGAAACTGAAATCTTTCGAGATTAACACTCTGACTCCTAATTATAATAGTCGAGTCTCGTTCCAGATGGTCAAATTTGATTTATATTCTTCAAATCCTGTGAATGGTGTTaatcactttttattttatttaactgtATCATTTTGTATCCTTTTCAAAGCGTTGGAACAGATGGGTGCATTGCAAATGAGGCCTTGGAGGCTCTTTAAAGTTGTCCTAGAAAACCATACAATGATAAAGTATAGGCTATGTATGGTGTGCCATGGTTGATTAATGAAAACATAAACGTAATCGCTAGGCCTATAGTCTGGAAGATTTTGGTCAAAACTTCTGAACAATGAATATGAATTGCAACACGATGATGCATTCGTAAAAAGGTCTTTCTTGTAGGCCCATGAATGCTTCTTCACTATAAGCACAACCACATGTTTAACTTGTATGTTATATTCGGATAGGGCATCCTTCATATTGTCACTGGCATACGAGTAAAATAGTTTGAGGTTCCCCTCCCCACCTGACAGTGACAAGCATGGGCGCCGTTGATGTGGATGCAGTCAGACGCTCTGCGCATCCGAAATGAATGGAGTATTGGTGCTGAACGTTGTAAATAACCTGCTCCATGGAGTCTCCATGGAGTGTAAATTACAGTGGAGCTTTGGCGCCCTCTGTCGATCGCGTAATAAATAATCACAAATACAGACCACTGATGAAGACGCAACACATCTTAGTAAATAGAAGACATGCCTATGcctgaataaaaaatatttattaaagcAGGAAATCGTTACTGATGTTGAACTAGGCTTCCGCGTGGCTAATATGTCAATGTGAGCGCTGCTGTTTCTCTGCTATCCTTCTTATCTCCCACTTACTGGAAtactagtaggcctactacaaagACAGTGAGCAAATAGTCTAAGAATAATAACACAATGCAGGCTGACCTGAAGTCGAATGccaattttaaaaatgtatttatattataatacaAGGGGCATTCTGTGCAAGAGGTGGATGGGTGTATGTGAAACCTGTACATTATCAACAAAGCAGTATAAACTCAAGCAAACCCGCAAGCAGAGCAGGGCTGCTTCACCACCAGCATGTCAAATATCGAATCGAGATACATATCATATACCATATCATACAAATGGTTTCCTCGAGCATACCATGGCTGTAAATGTTAgattacatatttatataaagtGCAATAAAGATTAAACACTTACAGTGAGGCCCGGCCCTGATTTACTGATGATGTACGCgtttacttttgtgtgtgtgtgtgtgtgtgtctgtaagcaggtaagtgtgtatgtaagtaagtgtgtgtgtgtgtgtgtgtgtgtgtgtgtgtgtgtgtgtgtgtgtgtgtgtgtgtgtgtgtgtgtgttctacctcctctcccctgcacacacccccctctcccccccccatcaaggCCCATTCATGGTTTAGCCCAGTGGGAAGAAAGGGGATGGCAAGTCAAGGCaggcacatccacacacacacacacacacacacaatcacacacaactGACCGACGTTTAATTGCTTATTATTCACTGCATTACAACATTTATCCATGAAAAAGTTGACCAATCTGTGGATTGTTCCTCAAAATGAGGCAGAGGCTAGAGGAAGAAGAAAGTGTTGCAAAATATAGTTTCATACTATTATTTTACAATTATGGACACTCGCTGTTTAAAAGATTGCTCAGCCTACACTGAGCGTAGCACCACATATCCACATGTTTATCTCTGAGTAGTATGAAATATCTGGAAATATATAGAAGCAGATCCATTATTTTAAAAAAGGACGTAAAACAAAAGGCATATCTGACATAAAAAGTTATAGGAAAATAGTAGCACTGTTAGTGATGAGATTACATTTTACAGTTTGGGGATATATTCTGTAATCAATGTTGCCGTTTTCTTTCCCTTAAAGGTTGTCTCTATAATGTATTCTTTGTAAAGGTTATAAAATGCGTGTATACGTTCTGCATCACAGTTGTAACTCATCGATGCGGGCGCAGAGCTGTGTTCAGGCTTTAAGCGGTGTGTTTCTAAAGGGCTTCTCCTCCGTATCACACCAGCAACACCTGAGCAGGTCGTGGGGCTCATCTAGGTCTGCTGGGAGCCCTGGCGGAGAAGAGAAGCAAAGGAAGAAAATACCAGTTCATAAATTACCTTTGAGTGCAATTAGATCGAAGTTACATGGAGCTGGCAATGTCTGTCTTGtaaaaatagatatatattttcttgTGCCCTTCCTAAATCCTTTGCGACCAACTGGGATTAAGTGCTatacaaacacattttaattgAATGGAAAAGTTATTTATTGTCGCAAGGCGACAATAAACAGATGATAAGATGGTGTCTGGTGGCATGATTAAAAACGGTAGCATCCAAGTGACAGCAGAATATACAGAACGCAAATAAAAGAACGGCAGACGAGGCCCAGTCAACAAACACACGTTCCTCTGCCCTGGACTCCTATCCTAAATGGCGCATTTCCCCCGGAGGGGGCGGcacggatcgcgtttccaccgccaaaagtgggcgttaTCCGGACTGAGCCTCATTGAGCCGCGCTCGCCTGCAGTTCTCCTCCGCCGGTGTACTCGAtcggtcgacagaatcatcagttccgtgcgacaggggggggtaataaaaaacaaacgcatTACCCGCAAGGTTCTGTGTACAACGGCGAAGGCTTCGATTaattgaagaaaatgtcgcgCAAAGGTTTGACGTCCTTGTTGGGACGTTTATTGTGTCGCAATCTTCTTTTTCTAGCAGTTTACACTGCGTcaggctgctatgaggtcacgaggcttacgtagctgccgcggctatcgccatccggctcaaaccccgccctaccataaagggtacagTCAGGGGTGGAAGCGCCAGCCGTAACTGAGCTTGGCTATACCACGCCCTCCCTAATTGGCTGAGGCGTGCTGAGGCGTGCTGGGTCCAAACCGTACCCGCCGGTGGAAGAGCGCCATGCAGAGGCCCCATCAGGGGCCAATCTAGAAGCAGGGGTTCACGCACCGAGTTGGTCCTCTTGCGCTTCCAGCAGTCCGGGTTGAGGCGCTTCTGCTCCTCGGCCAGGACCTTGGCCTCCAGGGTGtacatcctcctctcctcgctcttcatcttcttccacTTGTCCCCCAGGATCACGCTGATGGCTCTGCAAGACATCGGAGGAGAGCGCCGTTATTACCGGTAATCACCTCACTGCAACTAAGTGCTTCTTTCTACCTTGATAACCTGAACGGGTGCATTTTGCATCTCGTTTGGTTTCATAGTACACATTTCCCCGATGTGGAGGATTACCTGGCAGTGAAGCATTTTCTGAGTCTGATTTCTAACAGGTCTTGATAATGGCTATATATAGCCATTATTTAAATGAATCGAAATAAGGCGAAAAATTGTGTAAAAATCAGAGAGTACCAGGAATCGAATaacaacattattattatgctgttCTGTAAAAGAACAAAATGCTATGTGTTGCACAGTGCCACAGTGTCTTCTATTAGCAGAGATGGAGGGGAAGTTTCTTTGGGTTAGTTTAGTTTCAGAACGttctcttccgctctctctttacaactcttgaACCTTAATCACAGCACCCTTGTCTACCTTTCTGCCACGTCCCTGTGTCCGACGGATTCACCGTCACCATAGCGACGcgggaagaacacacacacctgttatcCTTGCCGGGATACATCTGGGTGTACTCGACTCTGTACTTCTTAGCGAAGAGCATGAACGCATTCATTGGCCGCTTGCATTTTGTCGGCACGGCGACGACGGCCGTTCCCGAAGCCTGGCCCCTGCCTGATTTGCTGTTGGAGGACTGCGGGGAGCCGGCGCGCTCAAACTTATCACAGTCTGGGCTCACAGCGCCCCCGCTGGACTGGGAGGTCCTGCGCTGGCGAGCCATGTTGCTCAACACGTACACGGCTGAGGAGTCCAGCGGGGTGAAGTCATAACTGCGAGAGGAGAGACGTGGTCATGGTTATtgaggagcagctaggggtcaGGTATACAGGCACGCTGTAGAAGGCTGCCGACATCTGGGGTTAAAGACCATTCCCTTCCCACTGGGAGTCCAAACCCTGAGTCCAAACCCTGACCACTCGGGACTGTCTTATCATGCACCCTCTCCAAAGTTGAATTAGGCATGTGGAAATTAAATGCTATTCCAATACAGTAAGTGGGAATAGGGTCATGTGTAGGCAATGTTTATTAAATGCTGTAGACAGGCATTCACTCCAATGAGAATAACATAGGCACATCATTATGCAGTCGAAagatacatacacatattgaATCTGCCCAATAACAAGCGAACAGGGTCATGATCTTCACTTTATAACTTCCGTAGTCACGTTGAAGTTCTGCTTGATCACTGTCACTTCCCTGTTTATTTAGGCATCTCCTGTTGTCTCTTGTTTAGCTAGCGTCTAAATATAGTCAGGTCTGCTTTTACTCTACAGGCCAACGGCGTGACTCACATAGAACAAACCACATGTACTTTACCGTCTGCACGCTGAAATCATGACCTGTTTAACCTTGTTAAGTCATTTTTATGAGTGCGCTAGATCgctagactgggtacccccagcccATTCTGCCGACGATTTGAATTCGCCCCGCGGGAGGGTCTGGAGAGGAGCaagacatttctttctgcttgaTAGGCTTTTACGGGAGCCAATCaacaagctggcttttccccccggcgcgctattggctggtttaacacaatgacgacacagggaagcgacggcaagcagccaattgtgtaTAGCGTCgattgaactaggcccgttgatcccGCCTCTGGTGCTAGAGagaatgacagcagcctccccagaccagcGTGCAATCTATggttgagcttggtctggcaatagccaggctactaGATCACGTTTGTAAGGAGGGTAGCATACCTCCTGAAAGTGTCGAAGACCACCGAGTCGTCACAGTTAATGGCATCCGGGTGGTTGGGGGGAAGACACAGGTCACCCACCTGCATCTCATAGCAGGGGATCCCATGATGCACCACGGTGAGGCTGGGGTAGAAGGAAGcccaccctgagagagagagagagagacagacagacagagagagagagacagacagacagacagacagagacggacacacacagagagagagagagagagagagagagagagagagagagagagagagagagagagagagagagagagagagagagagagagagagagagagagagagagagagagagagagagagagagagagagagagagagagagagagagagagagagagagagagagagagagagagagagagagagaggcagacagacagacagacagacagacagacagacagacagacagagagcattAGCGATGGGCGGCTGCAGGCAACCCCCCTGCAGATATTTGGTAAACAAAAAATACAATGATCGCATCCCGTATACTGAATGATGGTGGTAAAGAGATTGGATGCGGGCCAAAAATGCATATGcatatgatataatatagatCTGTAATAATGCACTTGCTATGCATACTCTGTGTTTCCTATAGGTTTCGAACGAATCTCAATAAAAGCAAACAAATGAATACCATCTTATTCGTGCATTTTTCTACCTTTATTTTTGACGAAAAACGGGTGGTCCAGTCGACATTCCGCTGTTAAAAGGCCATTGGTGGTTGAgccggggtcaaaggtcagtttGAGCACCACCTGGGCCACAGACACGGCCTCCTCGTGGTCCACCAACCGGAGCCCCTCCGACCCGTAGCTCTGGACAACACGAGGACCATCACGTTCAGCATCTCATAGGTTCACAATCAACCACTGCACGTTGTTGTTATAAAATAGACACAATCATTGCATGGAATAGCAcagtagtgagtgagtgagtgagtgagtgagtgagtaagggTTAATGattgagggagtgagtgagtgtgtcgtGAGTgcccctgtgtctgtgtctgtatgtgtcttgcgtgcgtgcgcgtgcatgcgcgcgtgtgtgtgtgtgcgtgctcgtgcCTGCGCACCTTGAGGGAGGTGCACACCATCATGGACTCGTCGTCGGAGTCGTCGTCAGAGTCTCGGAGGTCGTCGGCGTCCTGCCACTCCACGTTGGAGCCGCGGTGGAAGCGCAGGCGGGTGCCTGCGGAGACGAACCGAGGAGACGTCAACACACAGCGGAAGACGCACAGCGGAATCACTGCGTCGCGCTGTACAGAAGCAGCAGGGAGTTGGTGGGACTGTTGTGAAGCACGTTCGGGATTGAGATCCATCCATCAATTTTTTTTGTTCATCTTTACAAACTTGGATTGCATGCGTTGACATCATCTGTATATGCGCGTTGTTGCACAATGTTGATTCAATGTCCATCACCGGATTATATTTAATGCAAGTACGATTACACCGGCACACTTCCACTTTAAACTTTTCTCACTCTTATTTTCTTACTTTGTActtttgctgttttttattAGCTATATACCTACTAAAGCTTTTACAGTTTTATCGTAGGGTTTTACAGTAACCCTATGATAAAGAGGGTTAGAGTTAGTCTTGAATCATCAACATCAAATACTACTGCAGTGACGTTAGAgtgcaatgtgtgtgcgtgtgtgttcccctTGTGGGTTCCCCTTGTGTGTTCCCATACTCTGAACAGTTTACCTTTCAGGAAGCAATGCCAGGCTGTGGAGGGCCAGGAGCGGGACCACGCCATGTCTTCGTCGTCTGAGAACGATGAAGACATGGAGAAGACCCCGGACTCGGACTCACTGCTGGCCTGTTCCGGATCAAGGACGTGAACTCTGTGTCATTCTTTACCTTGATGTTTGTATCCAACGTGACAAGTCAACTGAGACACACGACTTGAGACACTCAGTATGAAGCAGCCGGTATGGGTTGTGGATGGGATGCAGTGTACGGTATGCAATGTCAATTTAATGTACAtggatatgaatatatataaatacatggtGAGGGGGCTTACTGACATCATTTCATTGACATCCTAAAATTATAAATGAGAAGTTAATTCTGATAAAATCATCTGCTACCTAAATTGTAAATGGATTCCATTTAGACAGCTCTTTTCTAACCgggggccactcaaagcgcaATTACCGCattacattcacccattcatacacacacaccaacggcggagtcaacctTTCGTCATGAGCCGTCCTGACGCCTCCGAAACAAGAGGCGTCAGGGATAAAACCAGCAACCTCCCGGTTGTCAGTCGACCGACTCTACCTCCTGAGGAACTGCTGACCCGACTACAGAGTAACCAACAGAGGGACGGATGGTGGTGTGTCTCATTACCCTGACGCGTCTACAGACTGTAGAGGGACGGGCGGCAGTGTGTCTCATTACCCTGACACGTCTACAGACTATAGAGGGACAGGGGGTGTGTCTCATTACCCTGACACGTCTACAGACTATAGAGGGACAGGGGGTGTGTCTCATTACCCTGACGCGTCTACAGACTATAGAAGGATGGGGGTGTGTCTCATTACCCTGACACGTCTACAGACTATAGAGGGACGGGGGGTGTGTCTCATTACCCTGACGCGTCGGCGGTCTCTCAGGTGCATCCTCGATGGGGTGGGGGCGCTGCTGGCCAGCGGCGGGCGGGCGTAGGAATGTAAACTGTTGCTGCTGCCGAAGATGTGGACCGGGGACGATCTGAAACAATGTGGAttgaataaaaaacacaaaagataaGACTCACAAAATAGGTAACGTTTATAGGGATTCGTGCGACCGTGGATAACGTTCTTTTGATAGGCAGAGCGGTATATGATTGTATTGCGCCAAGAACATCATCACACGCCATCCGTCCCCACCCCAAGTGTTTTCATCATGTCCCCAAGACAAACATGTGATTCATATCTTACTGGGTTAAAAAAGATGAATGATGATGCTCAGATAGCCCTAAGCCTAAAAAAGGTATAATAGCCTGCCTTTGTTTGTCTGAATTTGTTTTAAAACTATTTCTGTCCTGTCGACTAAATGCAAATTCACAGCCACAGGGATCTAGGTTCATTGCTCCGACTCTGTAGCAGAGTACAGAAATATCATTGCAAGGTCAACAAACTGCTGTTTTTTAAGGGTGAGGTTTGGAatgagtagggagggggcgggggagaggggggggttgggcagTAGAGTGTTTAAAACATTTAGACTAGAGATAGCTACGGATAGCAAATCTTACATATAGGTATTGTACAATAGaaagcatcatgggattttttggGCGCCATTTTGTGATGACTTGAGAAAGTTGTAGTCATTTAAAATCTTTAAATCAACATAAATCCCATAAAACGGCAACCGATGCTGCAAAAAACGTTGTTCTGCCAAGTCTTGCATGAGAAACGCTCTGGTCGTTTTCGAAACACAACAATTTCAccccataatgacaaatcaATCCCGattaattactaaacaatgaccaaaaaaagATGACAAACATAATAACCAACACTCCTACGCTTCTGAAATAGAGGCGGCCATTATgcaaatgttaatgtaaatggactgcatttatgtagcgcattttctaaccattggccacccaaagggctttacaatattgcctcacattcaccattgacgcaccgacggcagagtcagccATGcgaaggcgacagccagctcgtcgggagctaacagtcagggttaggtgccttgctcaaggacacctcgaacactcagctaggaggagccggggatcgaaccagcaaccttgtggttaccagccgacccgc encodes:
- the hbp1 gene encoding HMG box-containing protein 1 isoform X1 — its product is MDESFDPLKCTEELPSSPGCNMDFDDMPELQEVDEDRRSSEMFRVGAGVSHQELGTSPSNNWLAELANIATSPQSPLLKDAPHKRSSPVHIFGSSNSLHSYARPPLASSAPTPSRMHLRDRRRVRASSESESGVFSMSSSFSDDEDMAWSRSWPSTAWHCFLKGTRLRFHRGSNVEWQDADDLRDSDDDSDDESMMVCTSLKSYGSEGLRLVDHEEAVSVAQVVLKLTFDPGSTTNGLLTAECRLDHPFFVKNKGWASFYPSLTVVHHGIPCYEMQVGDLCLPPNHPDAINCDDSVVFDTFRSYDFTPLDSSAVYVLSNMARQRRTSQSSGGAVSPDCDKFERAGSPQSSNSKSGRGQASGTAVVAVPTKCKRPMNAFMLFAKKYRVEYTQMYPGKDNRAISVILGDKWKKMKSEERRMYTLEAKVLAEEQKRLNPDCWKRKRTNSGSQQT
- the hbp1 gene encoding HMG box-containing protein 1 isoform X2; protein product: MDESFDPLKCTEELPSSPGCNMDFDDMPELQEVDEDRRSSEMFRVGAGVSHQELGTSPSNNWLAELANIATSPQSPLLKDAPHKRSSPVHIFGSSNSLHSYARPPLASSAPTPSRMHLRDRRRVRASSESESGVFSMSSSFSDDEDMAWSRSWPSTAWHCFLKGTRLRFHRGSNVEWQDADDLRDSDDDSDDESMMVCTSLKSYGSEGLRLVDHEEAVSVAQVVLKLTFDPGSTTNGLLTAECRLDHPFFVKNKGWASFYPSLTVVHHGIPCYEMQVGDLCLPPNHPDAINCDDSVVFDTFRSYDFTPLDSSAVYVLSNMARQRRTSQSSGGAVSPDCDKFERAGSPQSSNSKSGRGQASGTAVVAVPTKCKRPMNAFMLFAKKYRVEYTQMYPGKDNRAISVILGDKWKKMKSEERRMYTLEAKVLAEEQKRLNPDCWKRKRTNST